TTGTCTTGGGAGACAATTAACGAATGGTAGCGTCCGGCGTCAAAGGGGTTCGAAATATCTTTGTAGACCGTCTTGCCGTCGTGGAACACACGGGCGGACTTCCCATGCACCGGCGAATGCGCCGCCACAACATTTCCCCCGAAATGCAGCGCGATCATTTGATGTCCGAGACAGACTCCGAGTATCGGAATTCTCCCGATAACCCCTGCGAGAATCGACGGCATGTTCCCCGCTTGCTCCGGGCGGCCGGGACCGGGCGAGAGTACTAATCCCGAAGGCTCAAGCGCTAACAATTCTTCACAAGTGATCTCGTCGTTGCGAGCAACTTCGAGGCGAATTCCGGTTTTGCCAACCGCCTGAACCAAGTTATAGGTGAAAGAATCGTAGTTGTCGAGTACGAAAATCATGGTCAAAGGGTCAGAACAATTCGATTATCGCCGGCACGAAACCGGCCACAAGTCGCTCGAGATCTTGTGAAATTGCAAACTATTGACAATATGGTTTTGCTCGAGTTAAGAGTCAATAGAACACAAAATGGGTGGCGAACGCCTCTTGTAGCGGCGCGCCATTCAAAAAGTGTCGAACATGTCAGAACTGCTCATATTGCAAAGGGTGACCAATATATAAAAATACAATATCTTATGATAGTTGACCCACAAAAGAACTGAGATCTCTGGCGCTTTGCTAATTAATCATTTTGGTCGAAGTTTCTTGACTTAGGCTGAAGACGTAAATATATTAGCTATACTGCAACCGATAAAACTTGTCAACATGAAAGGACACGGAGCAGTTTTATGAAAACGCTTAAGTTTTTTGTTTTGAGCATGATGCTGGTCGCGATGTGCGCCAGCACCGCCCAAGCCGCAATCGGCTGGGCCGGACAAATTTGGCCGACCAGTGGACAGACCTACCTGCCAACGGACAACATCGGTGTTTACGTACAGGTTTGGAAAGACCTGTGTACGTCTGATCCCGGTCCGTGCGCGGATATCGAAGGCTGGTTGTACTACAAGACCGCAAGCGCCGCGGATTATGATTCGGTCATGCTGTCGTTCAACGTCGACATCGGATCGAACGACGAATGGACTGCAAATATCCCGTCAAGCGCTACGAACGGCGGCGAAGATGAGCTTTTCTATGTTCGTCTCCACGATATGTCGGATGACACATGGTACGAAGGCGCCATGGATCAGGCTAACAACAACCCGCCGTTTACGCTGCACATTCAGGATGGTACGTCGCAGGACGTCGCCGTTACGTTCCGCGTAGACATGAACTGCGTGAATCCCGCACTCACCGCGGGCGGCGTATTTTTCACGGGCAGCTTCCTTGGTTGGAGCATGTGCAATCCGTTCGGTGCTATGCAGGACACCGATTTGGACGGCATCTGGGAAGGCACGTTCGTGTTCCCCGGCGGTTCGAATGCCAACATCGAGTATAAGTTCCAGACAAACGACGGCGCGGCTTGCT
This region of Calditrichota bacterium genomic DNA includes:
- a CDS encoding aminodeoxychorismate/anthranilate synthase component II, with translation MIFVLDNYDSFTYNLVQAVGKTGIRLEVARNDEITCEELLALEPSGLVLSPGPGRPEQAGNMPSILAGVIGRIPILGVCLGHQMIALHFGGNVVAAHSPVHGKSARVFHDGKTVYKDISNPFDAGRYHSLIVSQDNFPAELEITSRTKDGEIMGLRHRSLAIEGVQFHPESILTPEGDNLLKNFATVACGLSTANQS